In Pirellulales bacterium, the genomic stretch CCCGCTACCCACTGGCATGTAGTTGCTGTAGGGACCCGTGTATTCAATATTCGTGCCGACACCACTGGCCACGCTGCTGGCCGTCAGCAGCTCTCGGCTCTCGAGCGGCTCCAAACGGCAAGTACGGTATTTATTCTTCAGTTGTGCCGTCGAGGAACGGCGGCTCCGCGAAGGTAGCAACGACTTGAACAAGCGACTCATGGATGCACTCCAATTGAAGGTGACGTCAGTGAGGCGCCAGGGGCACAGGCGCGGATGCAAGCTTTGATGGCGGAGATAATAGGGAGGCAATGTTTTTGCGTGATGAGGACCAAATAAGACTTCAAATAGGATTGTGTGAGAGAAGATCACACAACGGCATGTCAGACGCGCTTGGCGACGTTTCGACGACTCGACCTTGCGGACTGCGCAACCTGCGTGGAAACCGCAGTACCGATGCTGCGCGCCCTTATAGGCCACCACGTCTTGGGAATGTCTTGCCCAAGACCGCTGGTAATTAGGCCGAGCCGATACACCGTCACCCCAAGGCAGGACGGCCTCGGGTAGGTCCGATGCAAAAACGTGCGGCGAAACGGATCATGCGAGTGACCGTTCCGCCGCACGCGATAGCTTCCATCAAACTCCGAGGCGGCAATTAACGGCCGCGGCGACGAAACGCCATGAAGAGCCCAGAGGCACCCATGACCGCCAGCACGATGCTTCCCGGCTCTGGAACGCCCGTGGCAGTGACGGTAAAGTTGTCAACGCGGTCTGTTCCGCCCGAGCCGACAGCCCCACCATTGGCGGACACCGTGCTATTGTCCGTGATTCGGAAATAGACGGTCGCTGCATTGGTCAAGGCCGTCAACGATGACAGGTTCTCGGTAATCGTGTACGCCGGGTTCGGCGTGCCCGATACCGAGGTCCAAGGCGTGTTCGGAGCGCCGTTGGTCAGCACCGCGAAGGGACTTCCGAACGGCGTAAACGTGGTGCCGTTCGTACTGTATTGCAGCACAAAGTCGCGTGGGCCCGTATTGCTCGAGGCCTGGTCCCAACTGAGCTGCACTTGCGCAAAGCCGGTGGTGCTCACCTTGAATTGGTAGTAGTCCCCCACGCTCCAAGCGGTCGAGCTGAAGGAGTGTACGCTGCTGTTGCCAGCCGGAGCACTATAGACCGTACTCCCTGCGTGCGAGCCGAGAGCCGACCCGCTTCCCACCTCGGGAGAAAATGGTCCCGCCGTCGCGGGAGCCGAGGTTTCGAACGTCCACGACGCAATGGTTGCAGCGCGGGCAACCTCGGTCGCGGACGATACACACAACATCGCAGCCAGGCACAAAGCCGACAGCGCCGCACATTTTCCGTGTCTCGCAATTGTCACATTCATTGACTTTCCTACCTTTGCAAAAACGCAGATTGATCCAATAAGCCCGACTCTTTGCAACCTCGGGAACCACCGCGACCGTGACAAATTCAAGTCGTCGATCGAGCCACGTAACAAACGCCTCGTGGCGCGGTTGCCGTGGAACCTGCGATTGCTTGCGGCGACTGTAGCGAGCGACGATTAGGAAAGGATGTTGTCTGAATCACAATTCCGTGAGACTTTGGTGAATCCGCGAACACATCGCGACCGGTAGTTGCGGGCCGACACACTAGCCTGAAGGCCTGCTAAGAGGCGGGCGACGTCAGTCAGCAATGGACCATCCCGCCCTAGACGAATGCTGTAGATGCGGCTGCGGACGGACATCCTGATCAGCGCGGCGTCAAACGTCTTCCCTGCCGACACGCCATCAGACCTAATCCCAGAATCATCAACACGATTCCACACGGTTCGGGAACGACCACCGCACCAGTTCCCGTCGTCTGTACCCAATTCGTCGCGATCAAGTTGATATCCAATCCGTTGACGACGCTGTCGCCATTTACATCGCCGGGAAGACCGCTCCCCATTTCTGCCCAATTGCTGGCAACGAGATTGATATCCAAACCGTTGACAACGCCGTCTTGATTCGCGTCGCCTGGAATGTGAGGCGGGGTGAGTCCCACGACGGCATAATCGGCCACCACTGGCAAGTGATCCGTTGCCGTCGTCAGAGCACTGAGCACGGCAACCCGGTTTGACAGATCGCTGAGCGCCGTATTGCCGACCGCGGACGTCGACCCGCCATATTTCGTGGTGCCATTGTTGCCAAAGGCTGTATACATGCCCGACACGAGTTGCATGCCGCTCTGGTTGAGCATCGGCCCAGAAACAAGCTGTAGGTCATCGCGGTACTTGAGCGAGGTGGCGGATTCAGTCAGGATGCCGGCGAAGCTCGCCGAACTCGTCCAATTGCCGGCCGGATTCGCCGGATCGTTGGCTT encodes the following:
- a CDS encoding PEP-CTERM sorting domain-containing protein, producing MNVTIARHGKCAALSALCLAAMLCVSSATEVARAATIASWTFETSAPATAGPFSPEVGSGSALGSHAGSTVYSAPAGNSSVHSFSSTAWSVGDYYQFKVSTTGFAQVQLSWDQASSNTGPRDFVLQYSTNGTTFTPFGSPFAVLTNGAPNTPWTSVSGTPNPAYTITENLSSLTALTNAATVYFRITDNSTVSANGGAVGSGGTDRVDNFTVTATGVPEPGSIVLAVMGASGLFMAFRRRGR